The DNA region CGGCTGATGCGGGTCACGCGCAGCAAGGTTTGAAAATAGGATCGCGACTCGCGCGTGAAGTTGCGCACTTCGAAATCTTCCATCGCAAACGCCTTCACTACGCGCGCGCCGCTGATGGTTTCGTGCAAGATCGAGGTCAAATCCGCCATCTTGGTTTGCGATTGCCGCGAGGCGCGGCGCAGGCGTGAGCCCAGGCTGCCGATCACCGCCAGGCTCAACGGCACGATGAGCAGGGCCGCGAGCGTGAGTTTCCAACTCAAAAAAAACGCCATGCCGAGATACGCCAAGATCAGCAACGGATTCTTGATGAGCGTGACAAAGCTTGCGGACACGCCGTTGTTCACCAATGTCACATCATTGGTGATGCGGGAAATGAGGTTGCCGGTGCGGTTTTGATTGAAATAACTCAGCGAGAGCTGTTGGAGATGGCGATAGAGATCGTTGCGCACATCCATGATGACGCCCTGCTCGACGCGCGCCATCAAATACGCCTGCAGATAATCAAAAAGGTTCTTGCCGCAGATGAGCAGGATGATCAAGCCGCAAAGCCGCACCAGCGTGCTTTTTTGATTTTCACCGAGAACGAGGCCGTAGAATTTTTGCATCACTTTTTGGCGGGCATCGGCCAGGGTTTGAGCCGCAGGCGTCGGAGGCGCAGGCGAAGCCGGCGCCTCACCGGTAAGCTCGGTTTTGTCCGCCCCGTAGAACACCACATCGAGAAACGGCAGAATGGAAAACAGGGAGGCGCTGCTCAACAGCGTGAAAAATAAAATACACACCATCGAGCCGGCCAGCGCAAACCGATACGGCCGCAGGTAGCGCAAAATTCGCAAGTAGGTTCGCATCATTTTCCGGCTCGACGCAAGAGGCCGGCGTCAGCGCGGCGCAACGGCACGACTCGGTCGAACGTACTTGGGTTTCGTCGAGGTCTCCGGTGAACGCGCGCCATCGGCACGTTCACGCCTGCTTTTTGTTGACCTCTTGAAATTTAGCGTCTTCCACATCCATCTTCGAGAGATCGAGCGGCTGATTCTGATGCTCGCCTTGAATCGGCGTCGAAGCGGTGTCGCGGTTCTGCCGGAGCAATACACGCAACACACGATAGGCCAGATAACACAACAAGGCCCAAAAAATCAAACGAAACATGAGGGTAACCCAAGTTAAATCAGTTCCGTCAAATCGCAATCGTGATTTGAATCATGTAAGCAATAACAAAGCGTTTCACGAACGAAACCGGCTGACAACGTAACAATGGTTAATGGCTAATGTCATTGTTAATTGCGAATTGATTTACCGCGGCGGTGAATAATACTGCACGCCTGAAATTGGACGGCTGAGCTGCGCGAGCAAATCTTCAAAATCGCTTTCGCGTTTGACAAAATCGATATTAGTGGCGTTGATCACCAGCAGCGGCGTCTCGGTGTAATTGAAAAAAAACTGATTGTACGCTTCATTCAGGTCGCGAATGTATGCTTCACTCATCGCCCGTTCATAAGGCCGGTTGCGCATGTGAATGTTCGCCATCAAACGTTCCGTGCTCGATTGCAGGTAAATCACCAGATCCGGTTTCAAGACGTCGCGTTCGAGCAGGCGCGCAACTTTGTCGTAGAGCGACATCTCGCGTTCTTCGAGAGTGAGGGTGGCAAAGATGCGATCTTTTTGAAAGATGTAATCCGCCACCAGCAAGTCATGGAACAAATCGCGTTGCGGCAATTCTTGTTGTTGGCGGTAGCGGCTGAGCAAAAAGAACATTTGCGTGGAGAAGGCGAAGCGGCGCGCGTCTTCATAGAAATCCGCCAGAAACGGATTCTCCTCGTGCTGCTCCAGCAACAGGCGTGCGCCATAGCGCTCGGAAATTTTTTGGGCCAGACTGGTTTTGCCGGCGCCGATAACGCCCTCGATGGCAAGATACTGAAGACGCACACGACCCTCTGAGTCAAAGTGAATCAAACCTGCACTGCGGATTTGTCGTCACAGCTAGCGAACAACTCGGCCACGGTTTGTCCGCTCTCCGGCGGCCTAAAGTCCGGCGCGATTTCCGCCCAAGGCGCGAGCACAAAACGGCGATGGCGAATTTCCGGATGCGGCACGACCAACTCCGCGGTATTGATGCGCCTCTGATCGAACGCGAGTATGTCCAAATCAATCGTGCGCGGCCCCCATTTTTTATCCCGCACGCGGCCCAGTTCCCGTTCGATTTGCAGCAAGGTGTGCAGCAACGCTTGCGGCGTTAAACGCGTCGCGATTTCAATGACCTGATTGAGAAACTCCGGCTGGTCGAGCAGGCCTACCGGCGCGGTGCGATAAAGTGAAGATTGTTGCTGCAGCGCGATCTCGGGATGCGAGCGCAGCTTTTCCCTCGCCAGGCGCAAATGGTGCTCCCGGTCGCCGAGATTCGAGCCCAGGCCGATAAAAACGTTTTCGCAAAACATGCCGCCCGATGAAGGTAATGCCATTCGAAATCATCCTTGTGCGGCGCGCTCGCGATCCCACAAATGCAAAGCAACTTCTTTCTTGAGCAAAAGCTTGATCAAGTTTTGATCCGCGTTCCAGCTTGCCAGATCGAATTTGATATTCTTCGCTTCCAGCAAACGGCGAAAGTCAGCCATCATGCGTTCGTTCGGCGCCCAGATTTCTTTGAACGCCTCGAAATTATTTGCAAGCTGGCGGTTCTTCGAGGCAAAGTCGCCGGCATATTCGAGAAAAACATTTTTCACAATCAAATCCACCGTGAAATGCGTGGGCAAGAGCCATTTGATTTGCACGTCGGGGGTAATGCCGCCGCCGCCAAAGACTTTGCGACCTGAGCTGGTTTGATAGACTGGCCGATTTTTTAAAGAATCCGCATTGGTGTTGGGGTCGACGTCGTCATAAGCGGCTTCCACATATTCGCCGAAATGGCCGTTTTCATAAGGCCGCTGAATCAACCGGCCGCTGGGCGTGTAATATTTTGCCGTGGTCACGCGAATCGCTGAGCCGTCCTTCAAACCGATTTGCGTTTGCACGAGGCCTTTGCCAAAACTGGT from Cytophagia bacterium CHB2 includes:
- a CDS encoding deoxynucleoside kinase — translated: MRLQYLAIEGVIGAGKTSLAQKISERYGARLLLEQHEENPFLADFYEDARRFAFSTQMFFLLSRYRQQQELPQRDLFHDLLVADYIFQKDRIFATLTLEEREMSLYDKVARLLERDVLKPDLVIYLQSSTERLMANIHMRNRPYERAMSEAYIRDLNEAYNQFFFNYTETPLLVINATNIDFVKRESDFEDLLAQLSRPISGVQYYSPPR
- the folK gene encoding 2-amino-4-hydroxy-6-hydroxymethyldihydropteridine diphosphokinase encodes the protein MFCENVFIGLGSNLGDREHHLRLAREKLRSHPEIALQQQSSLYRTAPVGLLDQPEFLNQVIEIATRLTPQALLHTLLQIERELGRVRDKKWGPRTIDLDILAFDQRRINTAELVVPHPEIRHRRFVLAPWAEIAPDFRPPESGQTVAELFASCDDKSAVQV